The window GCCGTCCGGCTCGTCCTCCGGCGCGCCGTCCGGCTCGTCCTCCGGCGCGCCGTCCGGTTCCTCGTCCGGTGCGCCGTCAGGTTCGTCCTCCTCGGGGGCCGCCGGTTCGGGAGCCGCCCAGGCCCGTACCGTCACGGGCGAGACCGCCCAGACCGATTACGGCCCGGTGCAGGTCCGGATCACGGTCACCGACGGCAGGATCACCAAGGCCGAGGCCGTACAGGCACCGCAGGGCGGGCTCAGCGGCCAGAAGAGCGAACTGGCCGTGCCCAAGCTCAACCAGGAGGCCGTGGCCGCGCAGAACGCGAACATCGACACCGTCTCCGGAGCCACGTACACCAGCGGCGGCTACAAGAAGTCGCTCCAGTCGGCACTGGACAAGGCCGGTGGCTGAGGCCGCGTCCGGGCCGGCCGGGAGTCCCGCCGCGGTGCGGCACGCGGAGGAGGTCATGGGGACCGTCTTCTCCTTCGACGTGCGCGGCGGCCGGTCCGACGCGGTGGCGGCGGCACTGGACGAGGCGGTCGCCGAACTGCACCGCGCCGACGAGGTGTTCAGCACCTACCGCGACGACAGCCAGCTCTCCCGCCTGGCGCGCGGCGAGCTCACCGTCGCGGAGTGCGACCCCGACGTCGCCGAGGTGCTCGAACTGGGCGCCGAGGCCGAACGCGTCAGCGAGGGCTGGTTCAGCCTGCGCTACGAGGGCACCCTGGATCCGACCGGGATCGTCAAGGGCTGGGCCGCCGAACGGGCCGCCCGGCGGATCGCGGCGGCGGGGGTGAGCGGGGTCAGCGTCAACGGCGGCGGGGACGTGCAGTTGCTCGGCTCGCCCAAGGCGAACCGGCCGTGGCGCGTGGGTGTCTCGGACCCGCTGCGCCCCGGCGGACTCGCGGCGGTGGTCTCCGCCGCGGGCACCAGCGAGCTGGCGGTGGCGACATCGGGCACGGCCGAGCGCGGTGCGCACATCGTCGATCCGCGCACCGGCAGGTCGGCGGTCACCGACCTGGTCGCGGTCACCGTGGTCGCCCCCAGCCTGACCTGGGCGGACTGCTGGGCGACGGCCGCGTTCGCCATGGGCTCCCGCGAGGGGCTGGCCTGGCTGGAGTCGCTGCCGGACGTGGAGGCGCTGCTGATCACGGCGGGCGACGAGGTCAGGTGCACGCACGGCCTCGCCGCCCGTCTCGGCTGAGGACCGGCAGGACCCGCGCCGGGCTCACTGACCGTTCTGGGCCAGCCTCAGCAGGTGGTCCGCCAGCGCCTGTCCCCCAGTGGGGTCCCGGCTGATCAGCAGCAGCGTGTCGTCGCCGGCGATGGTCCCCAGGATGTCGTGCAGCTCGGCCTGGTCGATGGCCGAGGCGAGGAACTGCGCCGCACCCGGAGGCGTGCGCAGGACCACGAGGTTCGCGGAGGCCTCCGCGGAGATCAGCAGCTCCTGCGAGAGCCGCCGCATCCGCTCCTCCTTCACCGACTCCCCCAGCGGTGCGCGCGGAGTGCGGAAACCGCCTTCGCTGGGCACCGCGTAGATGAGGTCGCCGTCGGTGTTGCGGATCTTCACGGCGTTCAGCTCGTCCAGGTCGCGGGAGAGCGTCGCCTGGGTGACGCTCAGTCCGTCGTCGGCCAGCAGCTTCGCCAACTGGCTCTGCGAGCGCACCGGTTGCCGGTTGAGGATGTCCACGATCCGGCGGTGGCGTGCGGTGCGGGTCTGCGGCACCGCCGGCCCGGCCTCGGTCTGACCGTTCTGCGCCTGACTCATCGTCGTCCCATTCTCCGGATCATCCGTCCCCGTTTGCCACGTCCAGGACGCCGGGCAGCGCTCCGAGGAAGGCGTCCACCTCGTCGTCGCCGAGGTTCAGCGGCGGCATCAGCCGTACGACGTCGGGGGCGGGCGCGTTCACCAGGAAACCGGCCTCCTGAGCCGCCTGCTGCGCCTGGGGGGCGCGCGGCTCGGTGAGCACGATACCCAGCAGCAGGCCCGCGCCCCTGACGTGGGCGACCAGTGGGTGGCCCAGTGACTCGATCCCGTCGCGCAGCTTCTCGCTCTGCCGCTTGACGTTCTCCAGCAGTCCCTCGCCCGCGATCGTGTCCAGGACCGCGAGTCCGGCGGCGCAGGCGACCGGGTTGCCGCCGAAGGTCGTACCGTGCTGACCGGGCCGGAGCAGGTCGGCGGCACGCCCGAAGGCGACGGTGGCGCCGAGCGGCAGCCCGCCGCCCAGGCCCTTGGCGAGCGTGACGACGTCCGGCAGGACGCCCTCGTGGGCCTGGTACTCGAACCAGTGCCCGGTGCGCCCGATGCCGGTCTGCACCTCGTCGAGGACCAGCAGCGAACCGGTGGCCGCCGTGATCGCCCTGGCCGCCTTCAGATAGCCGGGCGGGGGCACCACGACCCCGTTCTCGCCCTGGACGGGCTCGATGACGACGAGGGCGGTCTCCTCGGTGACCGCGGCGGCCAGGGCCCGCGCGTCCCCGTAGGGCACGTGGGTGACCTCGCCGGGCAGCGGCAGGAACGGCTCCTGCTTGCCGGGCTGGCCGGTGAGCGCGAGGGCGCCCATCGTACGGCCGTGGAAGCCGCCCTCGGTGGCGACCATGTGCGGGCGGCCCGTCAGCCGGCCGATCTTGAAGGCGCCCTCGTTGGCCTCGGCGCCGGAGTTGCAGAAGAACACCTTGCCGTCCCGGCCGAAGAGCTGGAGCAGCCGTTCGGCCAGGGCGACGGGCGGTTCGGCGATGAACAGGTTGGAGACGTGGCCGAGGGTGGCGATCTGCCGGCCGACGGCCTCGACGACGGCGGGGTGGGCGTGGCCGAGCGCGTTGACCGCGATGCCGCCGACGAAGTCGACGTACTCCCGGCCGTCGGCGTCCCACAGCCTCGCGCCCTCGCCGCGGACGAGGGCGAGCCGCGGGGTGCCGTAGTTGTTCATGAGCGCGCCCTGCCAGCGCGCGGCCAGTGCCTGGTTGCTCACGTCCTGGTTGCCCTCGTTGCTCACGACTCCCCCTGTTCGTCCGGCACGACCATCGTGCCGATGCCCTCGTCGGTGAAGATCTCCAGCAGGATCGAGTGCTGGACCCGGCCGTCGATGACGCGGGCGGTGGTCACTCCGCCGCGCACCGCGTGCAGGCAGCCCCGCATCTTCGGCACCATCCCGGAGGACAGCTCCGGCAGCAGCTTCTCCAGCTCGCTCGCGGTCAGGCGGCTGATCACCTCGTCGGAGTGCGGCCAGTCCTCGTAGAGGCCCTCGACGTCGGTGAGGACCATGAGGGTCTCGGCGCCCAGTGCCGCAGCGAGTGCCGCAGCCGCCGTATCAGCATTGACGTTGTAGACATGCCCGTCGTCCTCGGAGCGGGCGATCGAGGAGACGACCGGGATACGGCCGTCGGCGAGCAGCGCCTCGATCGCGCCGGTGTCGATACGGGTGATCTCGCCCACCCGCCCGATGTCGACCGGCTCGCCGTCGATCTCCGGGGTGTGCTTGGTGGCGGTGATGGTGTGCGCGTCCTCGCCGGTGAGGCCGACGGCGAACGGCCCGTGCTGGTTGAGCAGGCCCACGAGTTCCCGCTGCACCTGCCCGGCCAGCACCATCCGTACGACGTCCATGGCCTCTTCAGTGGTGACCCGCAGACCCGCCTTGAATTCGCTGACGATGCCGTGCTTGTCCAGTGCCCGGCTGATCTGGGGGCCGCCGCCGTGCACGACGACGGGCCTCAGGCCGGCGTGCCGCAGGAACACGACGTCCTGGGCGAAGGCCGCCTTCAGCTCCTCGTCCACCATGGCGTTGCCGCCGAACTTGATGACGACGGTCTTGCCGTGGTGCCGGGTCAGCCAGGGCAGCGCCTCGATGAGGATCTTGGCCTTGGGCAAGGCAGTGTGCTTACGGGTCTGGGACTTTCCCTCTTCTGAGTGATTGACCGTCATAACCGACTTTCGGAAAGATCTCGGATCAGCCGCCGGGCGGGCGGTGCTGGCCTGCGGAGGCGAGGTAAGACTTGTGCCGGGCACGTCCCGGGACGAGCGCTCGCCTGTGAAACAGGAACCCTCGTCGGTGACGGCGAGGACCCGCGACAACCAAGCGGGCACGTCAAGAGGAGTAGGCGCTGTTCTCGTGGACATAGTCGGCCGTGAGGTCATTGGTCCAGATCGTCGCTGACTCGATGCCTGCCGCGAGGTCCGCCACGACGTGGACCTCGCGGTAGCGCATGTCGACCTTCTCGCGGTCCTCGCCGACGCCGCCGTTCTTGCAGACCCAGACGCCGTTGATGGCGACGTTCAGCCGGTCCGGCTCGAAGTCGGCCCCGGTGGTGCCGATGGCGGACAGGACGCGGCCCCAGTTGGGGTCCTCGCCGTGGATGGCGCACTTGAGGAGGTTGTTGCGGGCGATGGAGCGGCCCACCTCCACGGCGTCCTCCTCGGTCGCGGCGCCCACCACCTCGACCTTGATGTCCTTGCTGGCGCCCTCGGCGTCCCGGATCAGCTGCTGCCCGAGGTCGTCGCACACGGCCCGTACGGCCTCCGCGAACTCCTCGTGGTCCGGGCCGACCCCGGAGGCGCCGGAGGCGAGCAGCAGCACGGTGTCGTTGGTGGACATGCAGCCGTCGGAGTCGACCCGGTCGAAGGTGACCCTGGTGGCGGCGCGCAGTGCCTTGTCGAGTGCGTCGGCCTCCAGGTCGGCGTCCGTGGTGAGCACGACGAGCATGGTGGCGAGGCCCGGGGCGAGCATGCCGGCGCCCTTGGCCATGCCGCCGACGGTCCAGCCGTCCTTGGTCACCACGGACGTCTTGTGGACGGTGTCGGTGGTCTTGATGGCGATGGCGGCCTTCTCGCCGCCGTGCTCGGAGAGCCGGGCGGCGGCCGCCTCGACGCCGGGCAGCAGCTTGTCCATGGGCAGCAGGACGCCGATCAGGCCGGTGGAGCAGACGGCGACGTCGATGGCTCCGACGCCGAGCACGTCGGCGGCCTTCTCGGCGGTGGCGTGGGTGTCCTGGAAGCCCTTGGGGCCGGTGCAGGCGTTGGCGCCGCCGGAGTTGAGGACGACCGCGGAGAGCCTGCCGTCCTTGAGGACCTGCTCGGACCACTGCACCGGGGCGGCCTTGACGCGGTTGGAGGTGAAGACGCCCGCGGCGGCGCGGCGGGGCCCGGTGTTGACCACGAGGGCCAGGTCCGGGTTGCCGTTCTCCTTGATCCCGGCGGCGATACCCGCCGCCTGGAACCCCTTGGCTGCCGTGACGCTCACGGTGCGACTCCGATCGTGGAAAGTCCGAGGTCCTCGGGAAGCCCGAGGGCGATGTTCATGCTCTGCACCGCGCCGCCCGCGGTGCCCTTGGTCAGGTTGTCGATGGCGCTGATCGCGACGACGCGGTGCGCGGCGGGGTCGTGCACCACCTGGATCTGCACGGCGTTGGAGCCGTACACGGAGGCGGTGGCGGGCCAGCGCCCCTCGGGGAGGAGGTGAACGAAGGGCTCGTCGGTGTACGCCTTCTCGTACGCGGCACGCACGGAGTCGGCGGTGACCCCGGGCCGGGCCTTGGCGCTGCACGTGGCGAGGATGCCGCGGGGCATCGGCGCGAGGGTGGGGGTGAAGGACACGGTGACGTGCTCCCCCGCCGCCGCGCTGAGGTTCTGGATCATCTCCGGGGTGTGCCGGTGCAGGCCGCCGACCCCGTAGGGGGACATGGACCCCATGACCTCGGAGCCGAGCAGGTGCGGCTTGGCCGCCTTGCCGGCGCCGGAGGTGCCGGAGGCGGCGACGATCACCGCCTCGTTCTCGGCGAGTCCGGCCGCGTAGGCCGGGAAGAGGGCGAGGGAGGCGGCGGTCGGGTAGCAGCCGGGCACCGCGATGCGCCGGGCACCGGCCAGCGCGGCGCGGCCACCGGGGAGTTCGGGGAGGCCGTAGGGCCAGGTCCCGGCGTGCGGGGAGCCGTAGAAGCGCTCCCAGTCGGCGGGGTCCTTCAGCCGGAAGTCGGCGCCCATGTCGATGACGAGGACATCGGGGCCCAGTTGCTCGGCGACGGCGGCGGACCGGCCGTGCGGCAGGGCGAGGAAGACGACGTCGTGCCCGGCGAGGACCTCGGGGGTGGTCTCCTCCAGGACGCGGTCGGCGAGGGGCAGCAGATGCGGCTGCAGGGCACCGAGCCGCTCTCCGGCGTTGGAGTTCCCGGTCAGGGCGCCGATCTCGGTCTCGGGGTGCGCCAGGAGCAGACGCAGCGCTTCTCCGCCCGCGTACCCACTCGCTCCGGCGACCGCCACACGTACAGCCATGAACCCTCCTCCTCGATGGCATGACTATACGTATTGCTGCACGTTTATGCAACGGAATCGAGGGCGGCCGTCGTACCGTGAGCGGGTGGACATGGGCGAGCGAGCGGCGCGGGGCGGGTTCCTGCCGGTGCCTGACGTGCTGGCGTACCTGGCCGGGGCCTGGCGGGTTCGGCGGTCGGTGCGGGATCTGGCGGGCGGCGGGACCGGGGAGTTCACCGGCACGACGGTGTTCGGCGCCCTGGACGGTGGCGGGCTGCTGCACCGGGAGTCCGGCACGTTCATCTGGCAGGGGGTGGCCCGGCCCGCCGAGCGGACGCTGCGCTTCCTGCCCGGGAGCGTGCCGGGCACGGCCGACGTGCGCTTCGCGGACGGGCGGCCCTTCCACGACCTGGACCTGCGCTCCGGGCGGCACCTGGCCGGGCATCCGTGCGCGGCGGATCTCTACCGGGGCGAGTTCACCGTCCGGGACGCCGGGCACTGGCGCACGGTGTGGCGCGTGGGCGGCCCGGCGAAGGACCTGGTGCTGACGACGGACTACGCGCGCGAGGACTGAGACCCCCGTTGACCCGGCGGTCCGTGCCCCGGCGGGGTGTCCGTCAGGGCAGCGCCTCCGCGCAGGCCGTCCGCAGGCGGCGCACGCCCTCGGCGATCTCCGCCGTGCCGCCGACCGCGGCGAAGCTCAACCGCACGTGGGCGGCCGGGGGTTCGGCACTGAAGTACGGGCGTCCGGGGGTGAGCGCGACACCCGCGCGCAGGGCGGCGGCGGTCACGGCGGCCTCGTCCGCGCCGTCGGGCAGGCGCGGCCACAGGTGGTAGCCGCCGGACGGGACGCAGGGCAGGGCGAGTTCGGGAAGGAGCTGCCGCAGCGCACCGGCCAGCGCCTCCCGGCGGCTCCTCAACTCCGCGGCGAGCGTGCGCAGATGGCGCGGCCAGGCGGGTGAGCCGACCAGTTCCAGGGCGGCCTCCTGCAACGGCCGGGGCACGAAGAACGTGTCGACGACCTGGATGGCGCGCAGCCGTTCCAGCACCGGGCCGCGCGCGATCAGCGCGCTCACCCGGAAGCTGGGCGCGGTGGCCTTGGTCAGCGAGCCGACGTGCACCACGACCCCGTCCGGGTCGTCGGCGACGAGCGGGGGCGGCAGCGTACCGGCGTCCTCGTGCGCGAGCCGCCGTACGAAGTCGTCCTCGACGACGAAGGCGCCGGCCCCGCGGGCCGTCCGCAGCACCCGCGCGCGCCGGTCGGGGGCGAGGACGGCGCCGGTGGGGTTCTGGAACAGGGGCTGGCAGACGAACACGCGGGCGCCGGTGGCCCGGAACGCGTCGGCGAGCAGTTCCGGTCTCACCCCGTCCGCGTCGACGGGCACGGGTACCGGCCGCAGCCCGGAGGACCGGGCGATGGCCAGCATGCCGGGGTAGGTGGGCGACTCGACCAGCACCGGCGCGCCGGGCGGGGCCAGGGCGCGCAGGGCGGTGGTCAGCGCGGACTGGCCGCCCGCGGTGATCAGGACCTCGGCGGCGGTGACCGTCCCACCCGGTCCGCCGATGTCCCGCGCGAACCACTCGCGCAGTTCCGGCAGCCCCTCGAGCGGCGGCCGCCCCCACGCCCCGGGACGGCGGCCGGCCCTGGACAGCGCGGCGGCCATGGCCCGCTCGGGCTGCAACGAGGGGTGCAGATAGCCCCCGTTGAACTCGATCACGCCCGGCGGCGGGGCGGCCAGGGACACCGTGACGCCGGAGGCGTCCACCGTGCGCGGCACGAGATCGGCGGCGCCGTCCGCGCTGAGCGCGACCTCCTGCCAGGAGGTGTCCCCGGCGGGAGCGGCCGCCTCGCGCGCCGCCGCTCGGAAGGCACCGGCGCCGGGACGGGTGACCACCAGGCCCTCGGCCGCCAGTTGCGACAGAGCCCGCGAGACGGTCACCGGACTGACCCGGTACCGCTCGACGAGGGCCCGGCTCGACGGGAGCTTTCCACCGGGTGAGTAGCGGTCCAGTTCCCGTCGCAGCCGTTCTGCGAGTTCGGCGACGCTGCTACGCTGTTGCATGAGAGCTCAGAGTAGCGCTACCGCAGCGACACCGATAGCGGTGGACGCCCCGGCCCAGCCGCGTGCCGGCACCCTGCAGGCGGCCCTCGGCGTGGTCGCCTTCTCCCTGACCTTCCCGGCCACCGCCTGGGGCCTCGAGGGCTTCGGACCCTGGTCCCTGGTGGCCGTGCGCAGTGTGCTCGCCGCCGTCCTCGCGGGCGGCTGCCTGCTGGCGCTGCGCGTGCCGCCGCCCGCCCGCCGGCACTGGCCCGGCCTCGCGGTCGTGGCCGCCGGAGTGGTCCTCGGCTTCCCGCTGCTCACCACGCTCGCCCTGGAGACCTCCACCACCGCGCACGCCGCCGTCGTCGTGGGCCTGCTGCCGCTCACCACGGCGCTGCTCTCCGCGCTGCGGTTCGGCATCCGCCCCTCGCGCACGTTCTGGGCGGCGGCGCTGGCGGGCGCGGCGGCCGTGGTGGCCTTCACCGTGCAGCAGAGCGGCGGCGCGCTGACCACCGCGGACGGCTACCTGTTCGGCGCCCTGCTGGTGTGCGCCGCCGGCTACACCGAGGGCGGCCGGCTGGCCCGCGTCATGCCGGGCTGGCAGGTCATCGGCTGGGCGCTGGTGCTGTGCCTGCCGCTCACCGTGCCCGTCGCCGCGCTCGCGCTGGCGCACGAGCCCGTGCGGCTGGGCGTCCACAGCGTGGCCGGGCTGCTCTGGGTGGCGGCGGGCTCGCAGTTCCTCGGGCTGGTCGTCTGGTACCGGGGCATGGCCGCCGTCGGCATCCCCAAGGCGAGCCAGTTGCAGCTCGCCCAACCCCTGCTCACACTGGTGTGGTCGGTGCTGCTGCTCGGCGAGCACCTCACAGCGGCCGCCCCCGTGACGGCCGTCGCCGTGCTCGTCTGCATCGCCGTCACCCAGCGGGCGCGCGGCTGAACCGGCGCTCATCCGGTGCCGACCGCACACCGGCCCGGCGCTCACCGGTTCCGGCCGCGCTCCGCACCGTAGACTCGGAAGTCGAGGACCGGACTCGGAAGTCAAGGACCGCCGCTCCCGCACATGGTGAGGAGGCCCCGCAGATGCACGCAACCGTGGGCGACCAGCTCGTCCAGCACGGCAGGGTGGTCGGCCAGCACGACCAGATCAGCGAAATCGTCGAGGTCATGGGCACGGAGGGCAACCCGCCGTACCGCGTCCGCTTCCCGGACGGGCACGAGGCCGTGATGTCACCCGGCCCCGACTGCCAGGTCCGCCACAGGAAGGACTACGAACACCACTGAGTCAGCGCGGGGGTCGCGCCGGCCTGCGGTAGTGGTCGGCGACGACCCTCGCCATCGCTCCGGACGGGTCGGCCGCGACCTCCTTCGCGGCGAAGAAGACGTGCCCGCGCACTTCCGGGTGCCCGGCCGCGAGGCTGAGATGGCGGGACAGTTCGTCCGGGTCCTGCCAGGCGGCGTCCTGCGTGGGATCGCCGGCCCTGTCGAGTGCCTCGCCCACGTACAGCTGCGTACGGCTGCCCCGCGCCGCCTCGGCCCACCAGGGCAGCAGGACGGCGTAGTCCGCGGTGGTGAAGCCGATGTTCCAGTACAGCTGGGGCACCACGTAGTCGATCCAGCCCTCGGTGACCCACTTGCGCGTGTCCGCGTACAGGTCGTCGTACGCCTGCACGCCGGCCCGGGTGTCCGAGCCGCGCGGGTCGGCGGAGGCGTTGCGCCACACCCCGAAGGGGCTGATCCCGAACGGTGTGCCGGGGCGGGCCGCGGCGACGCCCTCGGCGGCCTCGCGGACCAGCCGGTCGATGTTGTCGCGCCGCCAGTCGGCCCGGCTCGCGAAGGAGCCGCCGTACCGCTGGAAGGCGTCGTCGTCGTCGAAGGGCCGGCCCGCCACCGGATAGGGGTAGAAGTAGTCGTCGAAGTGGACGCCGTCGACCGGGTACCTGGACACCGCGTCGAGCATCGCCCGCAGCACGAAGGCCCGGACCTCGGGCAGCCCGGGGTTGTAGTAGAGGCCCCCGCCGTGGCGGACCACCCAGCCGGGATTCCTGCGGGCCGGATGCGCGGCGGCCAGCAGGGACAGGTCGTCGTGCAGGGCGACCCGGTAGGGGTTGAACCAGGCGTGCAGCCGCAGCCCCCGGGCGTGCGCCTCCGCCACCGCCGTGCCCAGCGGATCCCAGCCGGGGTCCCTGCCCTGTGTGCCGGTGAGGTACTGGGACCACGGCTCGTGGGGCGAGGGCCACAGCGCGTCGGCCGCCGGGCGCACCTGGAGGATCACCGTGTTGAGCCGGCGCCGCACGGCCACGTCGAGCAGCGCGGTCAGCTCGCCGCGCTGGCGGGCCACGCTCAGCCCGGGGCGTGAGGGCCAGTCGCGGTTGCGCACGGTCGCCAGCCACATGCCGCGCATCCCGGTGACCGTGGCACGGCCCTGCCCGTCGGTGCCGGTGCCGACCGTCGCGGTGGCCGCGTCACCGGTCACCGCCAGGGTCGACAGCGCCGCCACGGTGAACGACCGCCGTGTCACTCGGGCCATCCGGGCACTCCCCGTACGCCGTGGATCCGCGTGGTCACGGATCGTTCTCCGGGTCAGCATGCACGACCCGGACGACCGATCACGGCCACCACGGGGGTAACGTGCACGATCGGAGCAGGCACCGCACAACGGGCCGCCTGCCACAGCCGTAGGAACTGCGAAAGGGACGATGTGACCGGCATTTCGGGAGACATTGCACGCGTCGGAGTGGTGGGCTGCGGCCA of the Streptomyces sp. NBC_01788 genome contains:
- a CDS encoding FAD:protein FMN transferase, producing the protein MGTVFSFDVRGGRSDAVAAALDEAVAELHRADEVFSTYRDDSQLSRLARGELTVAECDPDVAEVLELGAEAERVSEGWFSLRYEGTLDPTGIVKGWAAERAARRIAAAGVSGVSVNGGGDVQLLGSPKANRPWRVGVSDPLRPGGLAAVVSAAGTSELAVATSGTAERGAHIVDPRTGRSAVTDLVAVTVVAPSLTWADCWATAAFAMGSREGLAWLESLPDVEALLITAGDEVRCTHGLAARLG
- a CDS encoding arginine repressor, with the protein product MSQAQNGQTEAGPAVPQTRTARHRRIVDILNRQPVRSQSQLAKLLADDGLSVTQATLSRDLDELNAVKIRNTDGDLIYAVPSEGGFRTPRAPLGESVKEERMRRLSQELLISAEASANLVVLRTPPGAAQFLASAIDQAELHDILGTIAGDDTLLLISRDPTGGQALADHLLRLAQNGQ
- a CDS encoding acetylornithine transaminase, producing the protein MSNQALAARWQGALMNNYGTPRLALVRGEGARLWDADGREYVDFVGGIAVNALGHAHPAVVEAVGRQIATLGHVSNLFIAEPPVALAERLLQLFGRDGKVFFCNSGAEANEGAFKIGRLTGRPHMVATEGGFHGRTMGALALTGQPGKQEPFLPLPGEVTHVPYGDARALAAAVTEETALVVIEPVQGENGVVVPPPGYLKAARAITAATGSLLVLDEVQTGIGRTGHWFEYQAHEGVLPDVVTLAKGLGGGLPLGATVAFGRAADLLRPGQHGTTFGGNPVACAAGLAVLDTIAGEGLLENVKRQSEKLRDGIESLGHPLVAHVRGAGLLLGIVLTEPRAPQAQQAAQEAGFLVNAPAPDVVRLMPPLNLGDDEVDAFLGALPGVLDVANGDG
- the argB gene encoding acetylglutamate kinase, which translates into the protein MTVNHSEEGKSQTRKHTALPKAKILIEALPWLTRHHGKTVVIKFGGNAMVDEELKAAFAQDVVFLRHAGLRPVVVHGGGPQISRALDKHGIVSEFKAGLRVTTEEAMDVVRMVLAGQVQRELVGLLNQHGPFAVGLTGEDAHTITATKHTPEIDGEPVDIGRVGEITRIDTGAIEALLADGRIPVVSSIARSEDDGHVYNVNADTAAAALAAALGAETLMVLTDVEGLYEDWPHSDEVISRLTASELEKLLPELSSGMVPKMRGCLHAVRGGVTTARVIDGRVQHSILLEIFTDEGIGTMVVPDEQGES
- the argJ gene encoding bifunctional glutamate N-acetyltransferase/amino-acid acetyltransferase ArgJ, with protein sequence MSVTAAKGFQAAGIAAGIKENGNPDLALVVNTGPRRAAAGVFTSNRVKAAPVQWSEQVLKDGRLSAVVLNSGGANACTGPKGFQDTHATAEKAADVLGVGAIDVAVCSTGLIGVLLPMDKLLPGVEAAAARLSEHGGEKAAIAIKTTDTVHKTSVVTKDGWTVGGMAKGAGMLAPGLATMLVVLTTDADLEADALDKALRAATRVTFDRVDSDGCMSTNDTVLLLASGASGVGPDHEEFAEAVRAVCDDLGQQLIRDAEGASKDIKVEVVGAATEEDAVEVGRSIARNNLLKCAIHGEDPNWGRVLSAIGTTGADFEPDRLNVAINGVWVCKNGGVGEDREKVDMRYREVHVVADLAAGIESATIWTNDLTADYVHENSAYSS
- the argC gene encoding N-acetyl-gamma-glutamyl-phosphate reductase, encoding MAVRVAVAGASGYAGGEALRLLLAHPETEIGALTGNSNAGERLGALQPHLLPLADRVLEETTPEVLAGHDVVFLALPHGRSAAVAEQLGPDVLVIDMGADFRLKDPADWERFYGSPHAGTWPYGLPELPGGRAALAGARRIAVPGCYPTAASLALFPAYAAGLAENEAVIVAASGTSGAGKAAKPHLLGSEVMGSMSPYGVGGLHRHTPEMIQNLSAAAGEHVTVSFTPTLAPMPRGILATCSAKARPGVTADSVRAAYEKAYTDEPFVHLLPEGRWPATASVYGSNAVQIQVVHDPAAHRVVAISAIDNLTKGTAGGAVQSMNIALGLPEDLGLSTIGVAP
- a CDS encoding DUF6314 family protein → MGERAARGGFLPVPDVLAYLAGAWRVRRSVRDLAGGGTGEFTGTTVFGALDGGGLLHRESGTFIWQGVARPAERTLRFLPGSVPGTADVRFADGRPFHDLDLRSGRHLAGHPCAADLYRGEFTVRDAGHWRTVWRVGGPAKDLVLTTDYARED
- a CDS encoding aminotransferase-like domain-containing protein, producing the protein MQQRSSVAELAERLRRELDRYSPGGKLPSSRALVERYRVSPVTVSRALSQLAAEGLVVTRPGAGAFRAAAREAAAPAGDTSWQEVALSADGAADLVPRTVDASGVTVSLAAPPPGVIEFNGGYLHPSLQPERAMAAALSRAGRRPGAWGRPPLEGLPELREWFARDIGGPGGTVTAAEVLITAGGQSALTTALRALAPPGAPVLVESPTYPGMLAIARSSGLRPVPVPVDADGVRPELLADAFRATGARVFVCQPLFQNPTGAVLAPDRRARVLRTARGAGAFVVEDDFVRRLAHEDAGTLPPPLVADDPDGVVVHVGSLTKATAPSFRVSALIARGPVLERLRAIQVVDTFFVPRPLQEAALELVGSPAWPRHLRTLAAELRSRREALAGALRQLLPELALPCVPSGGYHLWPRLPDGADEAAVTAAALRAGVALTPGRPYFSAEPPAAHVRLSFAAVGGTAEIAEGVRRLRTACAEALP
- a CDS encoding DMT family transporter, with the protein product MRAQSSATAATPIAVDAPAQPRAGTLQAALGVVAFSLTFPATAWGLEGFGPWSLVAVRSVLAAVLAGGCLLALRVPPPARRHWPGLAVVAAGVVLGFPLLTTLALETSTTAHAAVVVGLLPLTTALLSALRFGIRPSRTFWAAALAGAAAVVAFTVQQSGGALTTADGYLFGALLVCAAGYTEGGRLARVMPGWQVIGWALVLCLPLTVPVAALALAHEPVRLGVHSVAGLLWVAAGSQFLGLVVWYRGMAAVGIPKASQLQLAQPLLTLVWSVLLLGEHLTAAAPVTAVAVLVCIAVTQRARG
- a CDS encoding DUF1918 domain-containing protein, yielding MHATVGDQLVQHGRVVGQHDQISEIVEVMGTEGNPPYRVRFPDGHEAVMSPGPDCQVRHRKDYEHH
- a CDS encoding glycoside hydrolase family 10 protein is translated as MARVTRRSFTVAALSTLAVTGDAATATVGTGTDGQGRATVTGMRGMWLATVRNRDWPSRPGLSVARQRGELTALLDVAVRRRLNTVILQVRPAADALWPSPHEPWSQYLTGTQGRDPGWDPLGTAVAEAHARGLRLHAWFNPYRVALHDDLSLLAAAHPARRNPGWVVRHGGGLYYNPGLPEVRAFVLRAMLDAVSRYPVDGVHFDDYFYPYPVAGRPFDDDDAFQRYGGSFASRADWRRDNIDRLVREAAEGVAAARPGTPFGISPFGVWRNASADPRGSDTRAGVQAYDDLYADTRKWVTEGWIDYVVPQLYWNIGFTTADYAVLLPWWAEAARGSRTQLYVGEALDRAGDPTQDAAWQDPDELSRHLSLAAGHPEVRGHVFFAAKEVAADPSGAMARVVADHYRRPARPPR